From the Gossypium hirsutum isolate 1008001.06 chromosome A02, Gossypium_hirsutum_v2.1, whole genome shotgun sequence genome, the window GCTTCCAACAGATAACCAAGCAAAGAACCAATAGAATTAACCGAATCCAGTGCCCACCAAAATGGAATTTTGATCTTCTATTGCCTCGGGAATCATACCTAACAGATCTCTGATCCAGTCCGCTGTAGTCATCCTTTTTCTTTCCTGAAACTGATAGAAACTTGCCTCTATGGACAACTCTCTCAGCTGCCAGAGCTCCAGAGGATAAAATAGCCGGCAAGACCACAAAGATGAGATGAGGAAGAACAACTACCATGACATCAGGAGATCCAATATAATCATGGTTGCTCTTATTATCAGAAAATTTCACTACCCAGCCCATGTATGTCATGTATCCCTTATCTTCACCATCAGTAAAAACTTGTCCAGTAAACCAGGGAAACATAATCAGGTAGAATAAATATCCCAGGAAACCAAACCATGCTATAGGAACATTGCAGAGCTCTTGCAAAACCAATCCTACGCCACTTATGAAGCCTTTTGAAGCAAGAACATTCTTGTAAGTTATTTGTTTCctagagaaaaagagaaaagctctAGGGATAAGGAGGATTAAGAGTAGAAAGTACAGAGACACCCAAAGAATTGGGTAATACAAGGCTTCCCATTGACAACCCATGACAAAAAACTCCTTCCAAGTCCACGATACCTTACCATGAAGCCCATTTACAGAAAACGGTCTTAGTTCAGTTATAGTTGTCCGGCCCATGATATCAGTTGCTTCTATTTGCAGCCAGAATCTATCAGCAGATGGGTCTTGGAATGCCTTATAGTTCCAAGGAACTGCATAAAGATCTCCCCTAGAGGACTCATCTCCAAGATTGGTCATTGGTGCATCCACAACAATGTCAAGATTTCCATATCTTGTATCGTAGATTCTAGCTACAACTGACACAATTGGAGAAACAGAAAACACAAGAGCTCTCACTGTCTCATAAGATGAAGGGAGCATATGTTCACATTCGTACTCGTGGTGCGATGAAGATGTTGACATGAAACGTGAGTCAAGTGGAAATGTGGGTAATATAATAGTCTTTTTGGACCCTGACTGAAAGTCAATATCAGCAAACGAAACATGACCTCTATCAATGGCCAAGATTCGCATGGCTCTAGTCTTCCTCCAGTCACCCATTTCCCATTCCCAAAATTCTTGAACCGGAGGAGCTCCAAATGAACAATTCTTACTGCCTTCTGAAggattttgatttaaattaaacTGGAAAAACTTCTGAGAAGATAAAAATCTATGACTTGACAAGTGGTACCTCTTTAAGTTCTTTCCAAATCTTGAATGAAGATGCCCACATACGTAAGCAGAAAGGGAATGCTTTAGGAAAATATCTTTCAGGGTCTTCCCAGATTGAGAGGATGCTGAAAATGAAAGAGGGAAATGTCCAAAAGATATCTTGCTTACTGGTTTAAGTGGTTGAGAGTCCCATTGCGATAGCTCCAAATCTACTTCAGCCAAGAGTTGGTCAGTTGGATGCCCAAAAAGATTAGTCGGACCTCGTAACCCAACAGACATGGTGCTGTCCAACCCCACGAACAGATGCTTCTGCTTACCAGCCTGGTGATGTCACAAACTAATAAGATAAATAACCAAAACATTTCCTAAGTTTAAAATAGGATGAATGGATTAACAAGCATTTGAGCCTGTCCTCAGAATTCATGATAGAAGTTTTCAATCTCATCATCATTCATCATTTTGCATCATGGGAAACAGAAAGTGAAAACCTAGAGTTCCATGCACTTTTCTCATGCAGATTTTAACTAATTGTCTGCAGATGAGTGGAGAAAACTGCAGCCAGTCATGGATTAAAGCAAATATTTGCATATATGAAAGCCAGCAATATTAATATTTACGTGAATTTGAAATTTAACCACTAATCTGAAATACAGCAACacgaatgaataaataaaaaaataaagagccAATCAGTCAGGCAGCACAAAATCTGAACAAATTTTCAGATATGAAAACAAACAAGACCTATATTTCCAGTTAAAAATCTAACATTGTCTTTCCAGATAAAACCATAAATCACACATAAAATGGGAGAGAGAGCAAGTGACCTGAAGAGTGAGTGTGACACCATTTACATGTCCACTCCTTCCCAATTGCCCATTGATGCTATACTTTGAGTAGAAATCTAATGAGTCACCAATCACTGGTACGCCAAAATTATCATGATTCCCTCTAAGATCATAGAAGATGTTCTTATCGAGTCCACTTCTTTTCACAATATCTTCCATTACATTCTTGTATTCTACCCATTCCTCTTCATTTTGCTTCATTACTAACAAATCCTTGCTTTTCCCATCTGttgatagaaaatattttatttaagatgAATAATCCATTGTGATCATAAAATTGGTCAAAAGGCATGTGTCTAGACACATGCCTAGATATCACACCTTAGTGCCAAACAATAAAAGTGCTTCAGAACCTTTCAATTAAAGCTCATTTGATTAGCCGCATGCCTAGCCACCTAGGCACGCTTCCTTTCTAAGGCGGTAGGCACAAAATATGTCCATCTAATTGaagttttactttaattttttatattgttattagtTGTACTTTTATCAGTAACAAAAGAGGATAATGTCAAGCATTTTAGCTCTCAATGTTTTGACTATTCAACAAAAGACATGACTATAAGAAAATCATGCATATTTGCCAACAACAGGAGAAAAATTTGCAAATAACACCCTAAAATTTTTCCAGTTTACCATATGATTTGATTTTGAGAATTCTATCCATAATTTGGTTGTAGAATTATGATTTCTTTGAATTTAATGAGATTTGAGCATTTATTGTATGATGAGACAATATAGTGATATGTTTTAAGCTTTTGGACTTGGTTGGGTAAGATTTTAGTGAGGGGTAAAAGTAATTTTTCCCACAAGGGTATTTTAGATATTTTGTATAAGAACATGTTAGAATATTGGAAATTATGATTTATGGTGGTGATGGGATGAACTATGAGCCATTAGATCATTTTTCTTAATTAAGAACAAATATTAACCACGCATTTCTTTTTGACTTGTTTACTAACTTGACTTTGACTCTTCTTTACAAtttaaaaatacaagaaaaagggAGAAGACCCCCGTTTTCATCCCTCCTAGCCAGCCATTGCAAggtgagaaaaaaaaaaccttcccttcttttatttctttgatcTCCTCCTCTAAATCCATTCAAATCCACCCCTTCTCTTCACTCTTTCTTGAAATCTGCTTATAAAACACACATTTGAGCCAATCCTTTCATCTTTTTCCCATCACCTACCACTTAGGGTTTAAATATCTAGAGTGAGGAAGCTTGAATAGAGTGAGAAAACTTATAGTAAGGTAAGAGCTCTGGCATTTTTCATCTTGGCACACTTATCACTTTTGTGCATTCCTTGTGGTTGAGCCATTAATATGGTCATTTATGATTCTTGCATTTATTATGGATATTCATATTATCAAAGAGAAAAAGCTTGAAGGTGGAAATTCAAGCAAAGGAAAAGAGGGGCTTGACGGttgaagaaaaaggaagaagCCTTCCTTTTGTTTATGTACATTTTGGAAGGTAAGAATCTCAAGGAAAATGTTTActtctttttaatatatatatatatatatagggggagagagagagagagatgggtgtgtgtatatgtatatatgtagtGAAATGGTTATTAAATGGCATGAAACATTATTTCTTTTAAGGTGAAGTTTAATAATAGTTAACAAGAAATGTAACATATGGGattttgattgtgaaatgataTGAACTATGTGAGAAACAAATGTTGATACGAAATGTGCATAATGGGAATAGGATATATGTGACATGAGTCATGAAGTTCACATATTGCTTGATATGTGGAATAAACAATTTTAATGGTACATGTATATGAATGTATACATGACTTGGAGGGCCAAGGGTCTTGCTAATTTAAATTGGTTAATTATTGAAAGTTTTGCCCTTGTAAACTCTATAAAATAGCTAGGTTATGGTTGGCATGCCAATACATACTAGATTGCGTGCATTGTGGCGACGATATGATATGGAACGATGTTGGTGTTGAGGATGGAAATGCACTTGAAGTGCAATATATGTGGAGTCAGGGTGGGAGTCCTAAGTGTCCAAATCATAGTTCACTAAGATTACTGAGGGCTATGTATTGATGATACTATGATTTGACTTGACAAATGTGTCAAGATAATTGTTGGTTATTAATGAAAATGTTGACATGAGATCTCTTACACAcataaattttggaatttgtAATTAGATGACGTTAAAAGTGTTGTGGTATAACTATTTGTTTAAGATATGTATTAACAAatctttattatttgattttgtttatgATTAATGAACTTTCATGCCATTAGAATTGTTAATGACAAGATTATAGCTTTATTTGTCTTTGCAAGCCCTTTCATTCTCAGAGCAAGGTAAGCGAGTGTTTTCTATTTTCTTGCTAAGCTTTAAGCTAAACGCGCTATTGCTTATTTGCGAGTAGGTTTTGAGAAGCGTTCGTGACGCCAACACGTCCTTTCCAAATCACATCACCACTAGCTAGGCTCGAAGAGTATGAAATTTGTCTATTTGTATAAGTGCCTCCTAGTGGCATGTACTAGAGGGTCATTCTTATTGTATGCATATAGACTAGTTTTATCTTACTATGAGTCTTGATATTTTGGATGATTTTGATGCTTACCTTGTAGTATACATTTGGTTGGCTTAAAAACTTAGATGATCACCAATACTAAAAAAGCATGCGTGCTCTTAATTATCTTGATTTGAGCTATTTGTGGCTATGCATGATACTCATTTTGGTAGTcttaatatgatttttaaatgtcTTCAGTATTAGTTAAATTTAGGGTAAGTTAGAATGTGTTTGGGATTACTATTATATGCCTTGAATTGATCCCTCGTGAAAGTTTTATGTTTGGATTGTTTTAGGGTGATTTGAAGTGTGTTTGAGGTTGCTTCTTTGTGAAATTTTGGCCCCCTACATCCAGGTTTCGGAACTTAGGGTGTGGATATCAGAACTTTACAAGTCAGTGACCAAAAATTTGGTCCCAAGGATCCAGGTTCCGGTACATATATTAAAGAATTGGATCCCAAAAAGTCAGTAGCTAAAAACTACGGTACTTGGAACCAGGTGCTGATATACCTAACACCCAGGTACTTATACTTTGCCCAAGGGTATCGGAACATGGGGCTTAGGTATTGATACCTAGCCCCTAGACAGTACCCCTGCACTATTTTGGAACTTTGGACTCGTTAAATCCTGTTATTGGTCCTGGACACCTCCAATCACCCAGGAATTGTTTCTAAATGATTTCGACTTGAATTTAAAACCTCtaaattgattttatttcatttatctgaatttatgaaattgattcaaaGATTTAAATCTTATTTATTTTCAAGATTTCCTTTTGGTTTGTGCTCCGGTGGCATCTTCCATCCATACCGGATGTCAAAACGGGTGTGAGGTATCACATTACCTGCTTTGCAGGATGAACTAGACCAAAAAGTTTATTATCATAATTATACATCTTAGTTTTAGCACCTACAATATGCTTTGCACCCTTTAACAACATTAAAGTTGGTGAGAACACCATAAGCATACATACCAAACAACATATTTCATACTCCACTCATATTGTACCAAGTCAGTGATGCCATAAGTCATAATACTGATTAATGCAAAAGTTCATGAATTTACCATCCTATACACCTTGGATGCATGTTTGTGACCTTAAGATCTAACATCAGCAAGATAATATTAGAATAGACAGAAGGGGCCTGAAAAAGCTGGAACAGATTTGAGCTTACAGGATCAGGAAAAACCTACACTATGCAAATTCTGGGCTCTGTGACCATTTGTTACTCAATTCCAGTGGGAGAAAACAATAGAAACCAAACTACTAATTTGAAGTACATAGAGATGTTCCTTCCCCCCCCCCCCCGGGGAAGGATCTCGTATAATTTTCTGTAAATGGGTAAAAACAGAAGACAGAGGGATGCAAGTAGATAGACATAATAACAAAGTAGCAAGAAAATTGTGGCATAGTGTTGTCTTTTCCAACATTTTGCCTTAATAGCAGTAATATCTATAAAGTAGAATACTATAAACAGAGGTGGGAAAGTCATACATGaacataaaatttctaaactgaGCATTTTAATTTATAGGAAAAGTCATTTAACAGTTCCCAGTTCAATCAAACAAGCACCTAATTTACAAGCACAATATACATTAACAGGCTCTTTACCAAATACTACCCCGTTCCaaccaaatttaataaataagccAATGAAGTCAATGACCAAAATAAGCACATTTAGTGGCATCATATAATGCCACTAAACCCATGACCCAGCGCTTGACAAAAGAACGCGAAATCaagacatttaaaaaaaatcaacacaaGCCCAAAATTAAGGATCAtgatttctcataaaagaaacacTCAAACATGAAAATCTCATCAAGCTAGAAATGAAATTTAAACCTGTAAGATCACCAGTGATGAGGACAAGAGAAGGGTTAATCATGGAAAGAGCAGGAGGAACAAGGTTCCGAAAGTCGATGGCTCTCTGAGGATGGTGAACACTGAAATGGAGATCAGAGAGTTGAACAGCCCATACAACTGAATCCGGACCGTGTTTTACATCTATAACTGTTCTACGCGAAGAGGAGGAGGATGTTTGGTGTTGATGTTGGGCATAACAAATGGGTATAATCAGGCATAACAAAAGCTGTAGGAGAATGCCCATGTTCACAACTACTCTTAATTTTCTTGCGTTTGACTCTGAGAACAGAGACGGAGGTTTGATTTGGAATTTGGTCTTTGGACCGTTTGGTtatgtttttagtttttagtttttgggCAACCGTTTTTGATTCTGCCTTCAACGAGCTAGTTTTATGGTAGTATTTCATCCGTATTTCTtgttatttatctatttataattttacaagttTCAGATTGAATGATGGGGGTTATGGTGGTAAATCGACCATCGAAACTCACATTTTCCATCTTCTACACAAAAAATGTGAATTAATTTTTGTAACTTAATAAtcgattttttattaaaaattatattaatttctattattaaaagcTGACGTGGTTAATAAAATAACTCGATAATTACACATGGCATGTTACGTGTACGTCATACTATCGTATAAGGATTAGTTTTCAAccgtaaaaattaataaatattttaataaaaggactcgtttactctttgatctaacaatAATGACTAATTTTACCTTTTTTGAGTAAATGGGGCAAAGCGCAACCTAACTCTTAGTATTAAGGTATTTTTATCAATTATGatacatacataaaaaaaatattcataaaaaactTTTATAAGTTATGAtacatacaaaaaaaaatcataatagaCCCAAATTATATTTGACCAAAAAACCCTCAAATTATAATAACTAGTATGGTTCTCACCCTATGCTTCATGTTGGGTAgattatatatttgttaatttacaaagttaaaatttgaaagttaaaatatGGTCTAAATCCTATATTTTGTACATTTGGAATTTtcctgtttttttatttttaggaatttaatttgtttgcttttggatttaaaattttcaagcctATTGTTACCACCATTATATTTCTTCAATTAAATTCTCTAacgtgacattttaaaatttaaaatatatatatattcatttagtagtcatgtaataataaaaacaacattaaaaatattgattaagattttttttccttaaaagcaCCAATTCAAATTCATCATGATAAAATAAATTCTTTCTACTAGAATAGTGTTCTTAAAAAATTGACGTTAGCATTTTGATTTAAATAGTtagtaatattaattatttaaattaactaatgaaattataaaagtagatggactaaattatgtcaaaaactgaagtatataaattaaatctaaaGTTTTAGTATAGTCTAagggtcaaaattaaaatttgaccattgtcttataatatatatatatatataagacaaTGGAAACCTAAAAGAAATGGGAAACCATATGTCAATTTTTAAGACTCCTAAATacgtaatattttaattaaaaagttgacaatattaactatttagacgaatcaataatattataaaaatatatagaccaaattatgttaaaaataaaactatagagattaaatttcaattttagacATAATAGAGagaccaaaactaaaatttaaccattgttttaaaaatacaaaataaacgCATGGGTGTCCCCATGTCAACAAACGAAGGATAAATGGTAATGGAAACTCTTAGATAAATGCCTTATATTAGGAATTGATGATAGAAATGGTATGGAACAATGGTGTTGAATATGCGATGATATGAATTTGATAATAATATGTTATATGgattgagaatgaaatgaattaagaatgatgaTATATGAATGGGTTATATGATATGATTGTATTATTGGTATCCTATTAGTTGTATAGGTATATGCACTTTGTGTGCTACTATGCACTTCGTGTGCAAGAATACGCTTATGCGCCAGTATGCACTTCGTGTGctagtgtcacgggccaaagttccaagcccgtgaccatggcacAGGATGCGACCCA encodes:
- the LOC107951949 gene encoding putative metallophosphoesterase At3g03305, which gives rise to MGILLQLLLCLIIPICYAQHQHQTSSSSSRRTVIDVKHGPDSVVWAVQLSDLHFSVHHPQRAIDFRNLVPPALSMINPSLVLITGDLTDGKSKDLLVMKQNEEEWVEYKNVMEDIVKRSGLDKNIFYDLRGNHDNFGVPVIGDSLDFYSKYSINGQLGRSGHVNGVTLTLQAGKQKHLFVGLDSTMSVGLRGPTNLFGHPTDQLLAEVDLELSQWDSQPLKPVSKISFGHFPLSFSASSQSGKTLKDIFLKHSLSAYVCGHLHSRFGKNLKRYHLSSHRFLSSQKFFQFNLNQNPSEGSKNCSFGAPPVQEFWEWEMGDWRKTRAMRILAIDRGHVSFADIDFQSGSKKTIILPTFPLDSRFMSTSSSHHEYECEHMLPSSYETVRALVFSVSPIVSVVARIYDTRYGNLDIVVDAPMTNLGDESSRGDLYAVPWNYKAFQDPSADRFWLQIEATDIMGRTTITELRPFSVNGLHGKVSWTWKEFFVMGCQWEALYYPILWVSLYFLLLILLIPRAFLFFSRKQITYKNVLASKGFISGVGLVLQELCNVPIAWFGFLGYLFYLIMFPWFTGQVFTDGEDKGYMTYMGWVVKFSDNKSNHDYIGSPDVMVVVLPHLIFVVLPAILSSGALAAERVVHRGKFLSVSGKKKDDYSGLDQRSVRYDSRGNRRSKFHFGGHWIRLILLVLCLVICWKHFKNCRALMKAYEMNPLLHFPVYTLGIPLLLVYVIHKTKRN